The genomic window CCTAAGTATTGTTGAGGCGCTGGAGGCTTTGCTTGAGAAAGAAAGTAACCAGGGTACGCGTTCCATTTTGGGGCGCTTGCTCACTGGTTTGGGTGAGGGTAAGCGTTTTTCTGGCGTGTTGGCGGAACAGCCCGAATTGTTTCCAGCTTTGTATATAGGCATAGTCAAAGCTGCTGAGGGGACCAGCGATCTGCCGCGTTCACTGACTCGTTACATCGATTATCAGCAACGCATAGACACCGTGCGCGGCAAAATTGTCAGTGCCATGATCTACCCTATGATCTTGATGCTGGTAGGCGGCGGCGTGAGTTTTTTCCTGATTGGCTATGTGGTTCCTAAATTTGCCGAAGTCTATAAGGGCGCAGGCCGCGATCTGCCCTGGATGTCCAAGATGTTGCTCAGTTGGGGGCAGTTTTCGGGTGCCCATACCAGCCTGTTGTTATCGGCTCTGGGCGTGATAATTGTGCTCGGCTTTCTAACGATACGACAAGTCATAGCGAGTGGAAGTCTTGGCCGCGTGCTGACTAAACTACCGGGTATCGGTGAGCGTATCCGCATTTATGAGTTGTCGCGCCTGTATTTGACCATGGGTATGTTGCTCGAAGGTGGTATTTC from Undibacterium parvum includes these protein-coding regions:
- a CDS encoding type II secretion system F family protein, which gives rise to MQFNVRALSPDHLISQLTIDAQDEVDARRQVEARGLFAAKVSLAGGMSRGLSLGKQGSASSNLSVVLFSQELLALLNAGLSIVEALEALLEKESNQGTRSILGRLLTGLGEGKRFSGVLAEQPELFPALYIGIVKAAEGTSDLPRSLTRYIDYQQRIDTVRGKIVSAMIYPMILMLVGGGVSFFLIGYVVPKFAEVYKGAGRDLPWMSKMLLSWGQFSGAHTSLLLSALGVIIVLGFLTIRQVIASGSLGRVLTKLPGIGERIRIYELSRLYLTMGMLLEGGISIVPALETVQGMVSLNIKHDLQLAKESIQSGIPLSTAFEEHHLTTPISLRMLRVGERSGEMGAMLTQSAAFYDGEISRWIDRFTRTFEPLLMAAIGLVVGAIVVLLYMPIFDLAGSMS